The sequence below is a genomic window from Paramisgurnus dabryanus chromosome 4, PD_genome_1.1, whole genome shotgun sequence.
GGCAGACTCTCCTGTCAATAGTACAGAGACCAAGACACCTCACTCCAGCACAGGGGACAGTGACAAACATGAGGGACTTGCTGAAACCCCTCAAACAAATCCTGAAATCCATGTTTCTTTTTTGGATACTACAGCAGAAGACATAGAGTATGCAATTGAGCAGGATGTTCGAATCAGACAAAACACTACACTCCGTTCTTATTCTAAATTGGATATGTCAGATATGGTTTCACATCTCAGCAGTGACCTAGAACAGTGTCTAAAAGAAACAGGAGCACCAGTTAGCCATCAACAAGATGTAGATATTGTTCAAGAAAGCTTTATAGAGATTGTTCTGACACATGCAGCAGAAATTAAAACTCCAGGAAGAGAGTTTGCAAGATGCAGTTTAAAGGAGGATTTGAAAGGAATAAGCAGGAGTCagtctgaagagtctttagatGAAAATGCAGTTAGTGGTGGATCTGTACCTGTTTTTGGATCGGTTTCTGTATCTCCTAGAGTTGTAGAAATCCTGACTGACAACCCAGAAGATAGACATCCAGGGACTGTGGAGAGTACAACTGAACAGGAAATCCATATCATACGAGACACTAGACTCTCTTCTCCCCCTAAAAGGCATATGTCAGGTATGGTTTCACATCTTAGCAGTGATCTAGAACAGTGTCTTAAAGAAACACCAGTACCAGTTAGCCATCCACAAGATGTAGATATTGTTCAAGAAAGCTGTAAAGAAGTTGTTCTTAGCTGTGATAGTAAACACCGTTCGGTAGAAATAAAAATGACAGCAAGAGAGTTTGAAAGTTGCAGTTTAGAAGAGGATTtagaaaaaataagtaggaGTCAGTCTGAGGAGTCTTTAGAGGAAATTGCAGTTGGTGGGGGATCTGTacctgtttttggatcagtttCTGTTTCTCCTAGAGTTGTAAAAACCCTGATTGAAAGCCCAGAAGACAGACATCCAGGAACTCTGGAGAGTACAACTGAACAAGGAGTCAGAATCAAACAGGGCACTATACTTTCTTCTCCTCCTAAAAGGGATATGTCAGATATGATTTCACATCTCAGCAGTGACTTAGAAGAAATGGCAGAACCAGTTAGCCATCCACAAAATGTAGATATAGGTCAAGAAAGCTTTAAAGAGGTTGTTCTGACCCATGGTAGTAAATATCATCAAACAGAAGTAAAAATGCCAGCCAGAGAGTTTGGAAGTGGCAATTTAGAggatgatttaaaaagaaagagtAGGAGTCAGTCTGATGAGTCTTTAGATGAAGATGCAGTGATTGGTGAATCAATACATGTTTTTGGATCAGTTTCTGTGTCTTCAAGAGTTGTAGAAACTCCAATTAAAAACCCAGAAGACAGACATCCATGGACTCTGGAGACCAAGGACACAACTGAACAGAAAGTCCAAATCAAACAAGACACTATACTCTCTTCTCCTCCTAAAAGGGATATGCCAGATATGGTTTCACATTTCAGCAGTGACTTAGAACAGTGTCTTAAAGAAACATCAGTACCAGTTAGCCATCTACAAGATGTAGATATTGTTCAAGACAGCTTTGAAGAGGATTTTCTGACCCATGATAGTAAACATCATCCTGGGGAGGTAGAAATGCCAGCAAAAGAGTTTGGAAGTGGCAGTTTAGAGGATGATTTGGAAAGAATGAGTAGGAGTCAGTCTGAGGAGTCTTTAGATGAAGATGCAGTGATTGGTGAATCGATACATTATTTTGGATCAGTTTCTGTGTCTTCAAGAGTTGTAGAAACTTTAATTGAAAACCCAGAAGTTACACATCCATGGACCATGGAGACTGAGGACACAACTGAACAGGAAGTCAGAATCAAACAAGACATTATACTCTCTTCTCCTCCTAAAAGGGATATAGTTTCACATCTCAGCAGTGACTTAGAACAGTGTCTTAAAGAAACACCAGTACCAGTTAGCCATCTACAAGATGTAGATATTGTTCAAGAAAGCTTTGAAGAGGATTTTCTGACCCATGATAGTAAACATCATCCTGGGGAGGTAGAAATGCCAGCAAAAGAGTTTGGAAGTGGCAGTTTAGAGGATGATTTGGAAAGAATGAGTAGGAGTCAGTCTGAGGAGTCTTTAGATGAAGATGCCGTGATTGGTGAATCGATACATGATTTTGGATCAGTTTCTGTGTCTTCAAGAGTTGTACAAACTTCAATTGAAAACCCAGAAGACAGACATCCATGGTCTCTGGAGACTGAGGACACAACTGAACAGGAAGTCCGAATCAAACGAGACATTATACTCTCTTCTCCTAAACGGGATATGTCAGATATGGTGTCACATCTCAGCAGTGACTTAGAACAGTGTCTTAAAGAAACACCAGTTCCAGTTAGCCATCTACAAGATGTAGATATTGATCAAGAAAGCTTTGAAGAGGATTTTCTGACCCATGATAGTAAACATCATTCGGGAGAAGTGAAAATGCCAGCAAGAAAGTTTGGAAGTGGCACTTTAGAGGCTGATTTGGACAGAATAAGTAGGAGTCAGTCTGAGGAGTCTTTAGATGAAGATGCAGTGATTGGTGAATCGATACATCATTTTGGATCAGTTTCTGTGTCTTCAAGAGTGGTAGAAACTCTCATTGAAAACCCAGAAGACAGACATCCATGGACCATGGAGACTGAGGACACAACTGAACAGGAAGTCCAAATCAAAGGAGACAGTATACTCTCTTCTCTTCCTAAAAGGGATATGTCAGATATGGTTTCACATCTCAGCAGTGACTTAGAACAGTGTCTTAAAGAAACACCAGTTCCAGTTGGCCATCTACAAGATGTAGATATTGTTCAAGAAAGCTTTGAAGAGGATTTTCTGACCCATGATAGTAAACATCATTCGGGAGAAGTGAAAATGCCAGCAAGAAAGTTTGGAAGTGGCACTTTAGAGGCTGATTTGGACAGAATAAGTAGGAGTCAGTCTGAGGAGTCTTTAGATGAAGATGCAGTGATTGGTAAATCGATACATCATTTTGGATCAGTTTCTGTGTCTTCAAAAGTGGTAGAAACTCTCATTGAAAACCCAGAAGACAGACATCCAGGGACTCTGGAGACTGAGGACACAACTGAACAGGAAGTCCGAATCAAGGGAGACAGTATACTCTCTTCCCCTCCTAAAAGGGATATGTCAGATATGGTTTCACATCTCAGCATTGACTTGGAACAGTGTCTTAAAGAAACACCAGTACCAGTTAGCCATCTACAAGATGAAGATATTGTTCAAGAAAGCTTTGAAGAAGATTTTCTGACCCGTGATAGTAGGCATAATTTGGGAGAAGTAAAAATGCCAGCAAAAGAGTTTGGAAGTGGCAGTTTAGAGGATGATTTGGAAAGAATGAGTAGGAGTCAGTCTGAGGAGTCTTTAGATGAAGATGCAGTGATTGGTGAATCGATACCTGATTTTGGATCGGTTTCTGTGCCTTCAAGAGTTGTAAAAACTCCAATTGAAAACCCAGAAGACAGACATCCATGGTCTCTGGAGACCGAGGACACAACTGAACAGGAAGTCAGAATCAAACGAGACATTATACTCTCTTCTCCTCCTAAACGGGATATGTCAGATATGGTGTCACATCTCAGTAGTGACTTAGAACAGTGTCTTAAAGAAACACCAGTACCAGTTGCCCATCTACAAGATGTAGATATTGTTCAAGAAAGCTTTGAAGAGGATTTTCTGACCCATGGTAGTAAATATCATTCGGGAGAAGTTAAAATGCCAGCAAGAGAGTTTGGAAGTGGCACTTCAGAGGCTGATTTGGAAAGAATGAGTAGGAGTCAGTCTGAGGAGTCTTTAGATGAAGATGCAGTGATTGGTGAATCAATACCTGATATTGGATCAGTTTCTGTGTCTTCAAGAGTTGTAGAAACTCCAGTTGAATACCCAGAAGACAGATATCCAGGGACCATGGAGACTGAGGACACAACTGAACAGGAAGTCCGAATCAAACGAGACACTATACTCTCTTCTCCTCCTAAAAGGGATATGTCAGATATGGTTTCACATCTCAGCACTGACTTAGAACAGTGTCTTAAAGAAACACCAGAACCAGTTAGCCATCTACAAGATGAAGATATTGTTCAAGAAAGCTTTGAAGAGGATTTTCTGACCCGTGATAGTAAACATAATTTGGGAGAAGTAAAAATGCCAGCAAAAGAGTTTGGAAGTGGCAGTTTAGAGGATGATTTGGAAAGAATGAGTAGGAGTCAGTATGAGGAGTCTTTAGATGAAGATGGAGTGATTGGTGAAGCGATACCTGATTTTGGATCGGTTTCTGTGTCTTCAAGAGTTGTAGAAACTCCAATTGAAAACCCAGAAGACAGACATCCATGGTCTCTGGAGACTGAGGACACAACTGAACAGGATGTCAGAATCAAACAAGACACTTTACTCTCTTCTCCTCCTAAACGGGATATGTCAGATATGGTGTCACATCTCAGCAGTGACTTAGAACAGTGTCTTAAAGAAACACCAGTACCAGTTGGCCATCTACAAGATGTAGATATTGTTCAAGAATGCTTTGAAGAGGATTTTCTGACCCATGATAGTAAACATCATTCGGGAGAAGAGAAAATGCCAGCAAGAGAGTTTGAAAGTGGCACTTCAGAGGCTGATTTGGAAAAAATGAGTAGGAGTCagtctgaagagtctttagatGAAGATGCAGTCATTGGTATATCTGAACCCATTTTCGGATCAATTCATGTGTCTCCTAGAGTTGTAGAAACCCTGACAGCAGACATAATGGAAGCTCGGGAGACAGAAAGTACAAATAAACAGGCAATTCTTGTAACATCTTATGAAAGAGTGGAAAGTGACAAGAGTGATCTTGCATGTACAGTAATCTCCctaaaaaacaaaactgaatcACCATTTCTTGATGACTCCAGGACTGATTTACCATCTCCATCCACCAAGACTGAGTCACCCTCCCCTAATGATTCTAAAATTGATTCACTCTTATCATTTACCAAAGCTGATTTACCATCCCCTGATGATTCTAACATCATAATTCAAGACACAATTCAAGTTATGAAGTACAGCTATATGGAGCCTATGGGCGGTGAAACAACCATACAGAAAAGTACAGAAAGTACATATACAGAAAGTACTTCGATCTATAGTGAAAGTAGGAAGTCTATAGATTCCGATATAATCACTGAGCCTGAGGGGATAATTCAGTATAGTCTTCACAGTGAAGATACACCAAATAGACCTCTTAATTTGGATTCATTGGAGTTTAAAACCATGACTGACTCCAAAACTTTCTGTCAAATGGACTCACTAGAAACTAGTCCCGTTAAAGAAGATTCGTCATCTCATAAAAGCCCAGACTCTATTGAGCCAAGTCCAATCAAGGAGTCCCCATGTCCAGACTCTTTAGATGGAAGTCCCACAGGGCAAGGGCATGATATTGAAAGGGTCTTCTCAATGAGTCAGACTTCAGTAGAAGACTTCGTAGAAAATGCAGAAAGTCAAAAGAAAAGTGAATCATTCCAATCATTAGGGACACAGCAGACCTCAGATATGGAGGATGTTTCTATGACCTTGCATCCAAAAGAAAGCGACAGTGATGAGCTTAAGGATACCGATGCCTTACAGAGACAAATTACTCCAGAAGAGCAGATGTTTAAGCAGGCCTCAGATATGGAGGATGTTTCTATCACCATGAATCCAAAGGAAAGCGACAGTGATGAGCTTGAGGATACTGATGCCTTACAGAGACAATTTACTCCAGAAGAGCAGATGTTTAAGCAGACCTCAGATATGGAGGATGTTTCTATGACCTTGGATCCAAAAGAAAGCGACAGTGATGAGCTTGAGGATACTGATAGCTTACAGAGACAATTTACTCCAGAAGAGCAGATGTTTAAGCAGACCTCAGATATGGAGGATGTTTCTATGACCTTGGATCCAAAAGAAAGCGACAGTGATGAGCTTGAGGATACTAATGCCTTACAGAGACAATTTACTCCACAAGAGCAGATGTTTAAGCAGACCTCAGATATTGAGGATGTTTCTATGACCTTGGGTCCAAAAGAAAGCGACAGTGATGAGCTTGAGGATACTGATGGCTTACAGAGACAATTTACTCCAGAAGAGCAGATGTTTAAGCAGACATCAGATATGGAGGATGTTTCTATGACCTTGGATCCAAAAGAAAGCGACAGTGATGAGCTTGAGGATACTGATGGCTTACAGAGACAATTTACTCCAGAAGAGCAGATGTTTAAGATGGCTGCAAAGATCAAAACATTCGATGAAATGGAAAAAGATcaagcaaaaaagaaaaaagtcaaatttgaTTTTGATTGTATTTCTAAACAACCAAAAGAAGAAGTGCTATCACCACAACAAAGTCCATTGGACTTTACCACAGTGTCAACCAATGAATCACAAGAACAGTGGTTAGAGAACCTGACTGAATCTGACCCACCTGGCCCAGTATCACCCTTATTTTCTTCATCATCAGGTGATGAAtatgacagccctaatttagctaagtcatcacacaaggtctcaGAAGAAACCATTCAGGTTTTAAAAACCATGGACGAAGATGAACatagccatttggggactgttgATTTACAACCATGCACATATAGACCATTTGTGCAAACACCCATAGAACATGAGGAAGATTATGAAAATATCCATTCAGAGTATTATAATGCAGTAATTGGTGAGGTTTATACTACTGATGCAACAGGGCAGGATGTAGTTGTTACATCACAATTACAGATCAAAATGGAAATTGAGATAGCCAGTGATGTTGAAAATAAGTCTCCTGGGGAGAGCCAAACATCTGAAAATATCACTGAACCAATTTCCCCACTTGATCTTATGTGTACTGCTGAAAATAAAGTGCTGGATGAAACCCAAGCAGTTGCATTCATTTATGAAGAGGACCATAAAGGAAAATCAATAGAAATGCCATCATCGCCAAGAGACTTAGTACCCTGGAGTGCTGAAATAGAAGACGATGAAGCATTTGATGCACGAATCGAGGCTGAAGAGCAGAAAATACTTGCTTTGTGTACAGACAGACGATCTCGTGAAACCACACCTGACACAACTCCAGGGCGAACACCTACTGAAGAAGGGACACCAAATCCATTCCTTTTCCAAGAGGGAAAATTGTTTGAAATGACTAGAGGTGGAGCTATTGACATGACCAGAAGGACCGTAGAGGACAATGAAGAAAGAGTCTTTTTCCCAGTAAATGAAGATCCAACTGAGCAAGATACATTTGAACAAGCAACATCCAATACCAGTGAATCTGTTGCTTCTTTTGAGCTGCCCCTAGATGGTATAATGCAGCAAGACCACATTACAGATGAGTCTGATTCAAAATCTGAAGCCTTTAGTGAAACTGAAACTGAGGATCTTGTGCAGTCCAAATATCAGGAACCAACTGATTTTTCCATGCAAAGTGAACAAGAGAGTCCCACAGAGAATTGTTTAATCTATGAGGACACGCTAATACCAAATATTGACACTGCCACATCTACAGTAACCCGAACTGTGTATTCTGATCAAGACCTGGAATCCTCTGACTCTTCAGTGGAAGATGATCAGCATTCTGTTGTTGAAATGCCCATGTTCACTCAAGAATCTGTTGTTTCAACTAGTGTCTCAGACCATACTGTTAATCAAAAGCAGTCATTATCTTCGTTTTCCACTGAGTCCAAAGAAATTGTTACTGAAATGGAAGACATAACCCCCAAACCAAAAATACACATAAAAGCAGCTAGTTTTGACAGAACTTTAGGGCAAGGAGATTCTACTGAGCGGAGTCAAAGGCCTAAATCTGAGGCTGATATCGATCATTCAGAATGGTCCATGTATGTCGCAGAAGATCACATTAATATAGATTACCCCAAACCGAAGACTTTATCCTCTCAGCTGCCTTTTCCACAGGATCAAGATAATTTACCCCAGCCATCCAATCAACCTGAACCTTCTTTAGAATGCTCTCAGGAATTGGACCTAACAAAGACAGAGTTTGAAAAAGTCAAGGGAGAAAGAGCTTCTCTTGACTCAGACATAGAAAGTAATTTGAAAATAGTTCGACCCCCATCTATAGGTGAGGATGTCTTTGAGACAAGACCCAACTGGGAAGATAGTGTGGAGACACAGATGCAGAGAATCTCAGACAGCACTACTCCAGACCAATGTAAAGGTATCTCTACTTGGCTCTTGCCCCCCCTAATCTTTACTCCAAATTGTACCTTAATTCCATAACTCTTTTAAGTTTGTtgtattttcttttctttgctGTGCTGTGTTGTCTTTTGTGAtgtcttatttgttttttttttttgtcgtgTGGTTTGTGCTGTATTTTGTCTTAtctttatatttgtgtgtgtcttATGTTTTGTAACTTTCTATGTCATGTTATCCATTTGTatatcaatgtttacattaACTGAAATCTCAAGATTGACAGTCTCTGCATTTGTTGGCTAATAATTCCTGTGCAATGCATGCCCACTGCTGCATGTTTTAAAGAGAAgtagcaaaaaataaaaaattaattcaaaaaaatctcaaaaaaaagaaaaattggaGAAAAAATTTCCACAAGAATTGGGGTTTTCCTCCTCCATAAAACGACCTCATAGTTTATTTGTACAAGCAGCTTATGATGACCTTTGGTTACGTTTTAAAGTTAAGTGCCCTCTAGCTGACATAGAAATGACAGTGGTGTGTCATAATGAAAAGATGTTTGACCGTACCTGTACATCTAAATGTGGGTTCATTTATATGCAGTGTCTGAACTTTTTACACACCATTTTCCCAATATTTCTCAAAATTTGCTgtttcatttatgcatttggtagacaCTTTTGATGAGAGACTTGCATTGCATTTAAGGTATACCTTGTACAGTATTAGTTTGCGTCATGTGGGATGTGCGAACCCATGATTTTGATGCTGCTAGCACAGTGCTCAACCAGTTAAACCACAGCAATGCCCAATTATCTTGCAGATTGAACACCCCATTGGTTTAAGGCAATAGCTGATGTGGCATTGCCTGCGCAGTCTATAGAAGTGCTAATTTTGTGAGCGCTCCTATGGATCATATCTGAGGGAACTGACAAACAACCTATGCTGTCGTATGTGCTGGAGGATATGTTTAAAGAATTAATTTACAGTGGATATTTAGTCACTTTTTCATTCATGCTGCTGCAAAATGCTGACACAATAGTTGATTATGCTCTATTATTAgacttacttattcatttagctgacgattttatccaaagtgacttacaattgctatttatgtcagaggtcgcacgcctctgacataaatagaattttttttaatttgaaagGGTTTACAGAACGATAAGGACCACTGTAAAATTCAAATAATCCAGATAGCAAATCAAGGGAAATTTcttgtttttatgttatttgttgtttctactTTAACTAATGTTTTCAGCGGATTGGCATGATGATGCAGATAGGAAAGAAGAGACTTTGGCCATCATTGCTGACCTTCTAGGTTTTAGCTGGACAGGTAAGTTAATAGCAGACCAACACATACATTTTATTCTTAATcccatttaagcatttattgGTATATTCATGCCGATAGCTAGGTAATCTACACACAAGTTAATTCATAAAAGTTGGGGGAAGCGCAATTTGACATGTCTAATTCACCTAACCttcatgtttttggcctgtgggagggaaccggagtaaacccacactGCCACATGGAGATTGAGAACATGCAAATTCCACACAGAAAGGTCACCTGACCCAGCCAGGTCTTGAACtagggaccttcttgctgtgaggcgaCAATGCTACCCATTGAGTCAATGTGCCGCCCATATTATGTTTAATAGGGTATTTTTTACCCTAGCACAAAGTAGTACACATGCTGCAGGTTTTTAAAGAGTTAAGGTTTTTGCTTGGTGCATCATAATGACTTTCAATGAGAAATTAAGTCAAAGCTAAAGGTCACCTATAACCTATAACACCTtggcaaccacatagcaacccCCTGCCAATCATTCACCCTTTTTTGGCTTTGTATAGGCTGGCACCTCTCACAATTTCTTCAAAATCTATAAGGATGAAGTTTATTTATCAAATATAGTTTAGTATGTGTACAAGTGGTACAAGTGTCTTTCACCAGCATGAACTCTTAAATTCTCAAACTATTTACAGAGCTAGCCAAAGAGTTAGAGTTTAATGTGGACGAGATTCAGCAAGTGCGTGCTGAAAACCCAAACTCACTACAAGAACAGAGTCATGCCCTTTTACAGCGCTGGGTAGAGAGAGAAGGAAAGCATGCAA
It includes:
- the LOC135735836 gene encoding uncharacterized protein isoform X4, with translation MSRSSIESQSRGGSVRDVRMASNNSSPEGGSPPHQNRIRQSDSNTSFLRAARAGNIEKVLEFLKGGQDISTCNQNGLNALHLAAKEGHVELVEELLDRGAAVDSATKKGNTALHIACLAGQKQVAKLLVKRAADVNAQSQNGFTPLYMAAQENHLEVVRYLLENGGNQSTATEDGFTPLAIALQQGHNQVVSLLLEHDTKGKVRLPALHIAARKDDTKSAALLLQNDHNADVQSKSGFTPLHIAAHYGNVNVATLLLNRGAAVDFTARNGITPLHVASKRGNNNMIALLLDRTAQIDAKTRDGLTPLHCAARSGHDLAVEILLERGAPILARTKNGLSPLHMSAQGDHVECVKHLLQHKAPVDDVTLDYLTALHVAAHCGHYRVTKLLLDKKANPNARALNGFTPLHIACKKNRVKVMELLVKYGASIQAITESGLTPIHVAAFMGHLNIVLLLLQNGASPDICNIRGETALHMAARAGQMEVVRCLLRNGALVDAMAREDQTPLHIASRLGQTEIVQLLLQHMAHPDASTTNGYTPLHIAAREGQLETAAVLLEAGASHSLATKKGFTPLHVAAKYGSLDVAKLLLQRRALLDDPGKYGLTPLHVAAHYDNQQVAMLLLDKGASPHATAKNGYTPLHIAAKKNQTQIATALLQYGAETNALTKQGVSPLHLASQEGHTEMASLLLERGAHVSAATKSGLTPLHLAAQEDRVQVAEILVKHEANVDQQTKLGYTPLIVACHYGNVKMVNFLLQNGANVNGKTKNGYTPLHQAAQQGNTHIINVLLQNGAKPNAVTMNGNTALSIAKRLGYISVVDTLKVVTEEIVTTTTTVTEKHKMNVPETMTEVLDVSDEEGEDTMTGDGGEYLRAEDLRELGDDSLPGHYLDGMSYNHNLDRSHETPSHLGYRGEGILIEEMITSHQLSRVSAFARENEKDSYRLSWGTEHLDNVVLTSTLLQSGRSTPCLDHDNSSFLVSFMVDARGGAMRGCRHNGLRIIVPPRKCSAPTRVTCRLVKRHRLASMPPMVEGEGLAGKIIEVGPTGAQFLGKLHLPTAPPPLNEGESLVSRILQLGPPGTKFLGPVIVEIPHFAALRGIERELVILRSETGESWREHHCEHTEEELNQILNGMDEELDPPEELEKKRICRIITRDFPQYFAVVSRIKQDSHLIGPEGGVLSSTLVPQVQAVFPEGALTKRIRVGLQAQPISEELVRKILGSKATFSPIVTLEPRRRKFHKPITMTIPVPKSQTSDGTNNTPTLRLLCSITGGTTPAQWEDITGSTPLTFINQCVSFTTNVSARFWLIDCRQIQESVNFSSQLYREIICVPYMAKFVIFAKTLDPIEARLRCFCMTDDKMDKTLEQQENFTEVARSRDVEVLEGKPIFADCFGNLVPLTKSGQHHVFSFYAFKENRLSLFIKIRDSNQEPCGRLSFTKEPRTYRTLNLNAICNLNICLPVYSKDSDSDQDGDEESDKTQEKYNDGSESTEFSMLQIVHDPATLASPDLLSDVSDMKQDLIKMSVLLTSEKSEHSFSTETGQQSEKTENEEVDEPFVIVEKVKKDLEKVEEILCKGTRDETRGGTAGKSISIDNEEWILLSKADVDELESKNITKATETVFQEVQMNRDTILGSPSKRDMSGMVSDISTDLEQCFTEIPVPVSHPQDAEIVQQSFKEVILTRGRKHRPAEIKKPARRKRKEGEFASGSSEDDLERMSRSQSEESLDEDAVIGISVPVFGSVPVSPKVVETPIGSIKDKIKALQNKVEEEKDVETQKWKPQKVSASQGKVYVTETEISPKSPKSPRSQTERLEETMSVKDLMRAFQTGQDPSKCKSGLFEHKAITTVTSETARSVVIQVAPHDNQMTVTTQHLQDKIVADNKICKESNVIDPDTTEYNESTILDHGTPLMTIDSTRPSQNKASDQAEFISEVIFNFGKQSPPENQSTNEMVDHNEKPSQEPGRFESEELQKTSKIVKNEDLGLMSERVNYIICQDRRLSVEPQISPNRKPSEDFSADIKAELEDNAEYQLFKQISGAVNKQYLMSSDGISAEDEEEQIHQTSMDSYSYDADTNIEFTTEVVQGEPLLPNEMLDEDLEESPDSDKHEALADSPVNSTETKTPHSSTGDSDKHEGLAETPQTNPEIHVSFLDTTAEDIEYAIEQDVRIRQNTTLRSYSKLDMSDMVSHLSSDLEQCLKETGAPVSHQQDVDIVQESFIEIVLTHAAEIKTPGREFARCSLKEDLKGISRSQSEESLDENAVSGGSVPVFGSVSVSPRVVEILTDNPEDRHPGTVESTTEQEIHIIRDTRLSSPPKRHMSGMVSHLSSDLEQCLKETPVPVSHPQDVDIVQESCKEVVLSCDSKHRSVEIKMTAREFESCSLEEDLEKISRSQSEESLEEIAVGGGSVPVFGSVSVSPRVVKTLIESPEDRHPGTLESTTEQGVRIKQGTILSSPPKRDMSDMISHLSSDLEEMAEPVSHPQNVDIGQESFKEVVLTHGSKYHQTEVKMPAREFGSGNLEDDLKRKSRSQSDESLDEDAVIGESIHVFGSVSVSSRVVETPIKNPEDRHPWTLETKDTTEQKVQIKQDTILSSPPKRDMPDMVSHFSSDLEQCLKETSVPVSHLQDVDIVQDSFEEDFLTHDSKHHPGEVEMPAKEFGSGSLEDDLERMSRSQSEESLDEDAVIGESIHYFGSVSVSSRVVETLIENPEVTHPWTMETEDTTEQEVRIKQDIILSSPPKRDIVSHLSSDLEQCLKETPVPVSHLQDVDIVQESFEEDFLTHDSKHHPGEVEMPAKEFGSGSLEDDLERMSRSQSEESLDEDAVIGESIHDFGSVSVSSRVVQTSIENPEDRHPWSLETEDTTEQEVRIKRDIILSSPKRDMSDMVSHLSSDLEQCLKETPVPVSHLQDVDIDQESFEEDFLTHDSKHHSGEVKMPARKFGSGTLEADLDRISRSQSEESLDEDAVIGESIHHFGSVSVSSRVVETLIENPEDRHPWTMETEDTTEQEVQIKGDSILSSLPKRDMSDMVSHLSSDLEQCLKETPVPVGHLQDVDIVQESFEEDFLTHDSKHHSGEVKMPARKFGSGTLEADLDRISRSQSEESLDEDAVIGKSIHHFGSVSVSSKVVETLIENPEDRHPGTLETEDTTEQEVRIKGDSILSSPPKRDMSDMVSHLSIDLEQCLKETPVPVSHLQDEDIVQESFEEDFLTRDSRHNLGEVKMPAKEFGSGSLEDDLERMSRSQSEESLDEDAVIGESIPDFGSVSVPSRVVKTPIENPEDRHPWSLETEDTTEQEVRIKRDIILSSPPKRDMSDMVSHLSSDLEQCLKETPVPVAHLQDVDIVQESFEEDFLTHGSKYHSGEVKMPAREFGSGTSEADLERMSRSQSEESLDEDAVIGESIPDIGSVSVSSRVVETPVEYPEDRYPGTMETEDTTEQEVRIKRDTILSSPPKRDMSDMVSHLSTDLEQCLKETPEPVSHLQDEDIVQESFEEDFLTRDSKHNLGEVKMPAKEFGSGSLEDDLERMSRSQYEESLDEDGVIGEAIPDFGSVSVSSRVVETPIENPEDRHPWSLETEDTTEQDVRIKQDTLLSSPPKRDMSDMVSHLSSDLEQCLKETPVPVGHLQDVDIVQECFEEDFLTHDSKHHSGEEKMPAREFESGTSEADLEKMSRSQSEESLDEDAVIGISEPIFGSIHVSPRVVETLTADIMEARETESTNKQAILVTSYERVESDKSDLACTVISLKNKTESPFLDDSRTDLPSPSTKTESPSPNDSKIDSLLSFTKADLPSPDDSNIIIQDTIQVMKYSYMEPMGGETTIQKSTESTYTESTSIYSESRKSIDSDIITEPEGIIQYSLHSEDTPNRPLNLDSLEFKTMTDSKTFCQMDSLETSPVKEDSSSHKSPDSIEPSPIKESPCPDSLDGSPTGQGHDIERVFSMSQTSVEDFVENAESQKKSESFQSLGTQQTSDMEDVSMTLHPKESDSDELKDTDALQRQITPEEQMFKQASDMEDVSITMNPKESDSDELEDTDALQRQFTPEEQMFKQTSDMEDVSMTLDPKESDSDELEDTDSLQRQFTPEEQMFKQTSDMEDVSMTLDPKESDSDELEDTNALQRQFTPQEQMFKQTSDIEDVSMTLGPKESDSDELEDTDGLQRQFTPEEQMFKQTSDMEDVSMTLDPKESDSDELEDTDGLQRQFTPEEQMFKMAAKIKTFDEMEKDQAKKKKVKFDFDCISKQPKEEVLSPQQSPLDFTTVSTNESQEQWLENLTESDPPGPVSPLFSSSSGDEYDSPNLAKSSHKVSEETIQVLKTMDEDEHSHLGTVDLQPCTYRPFVQTPIEHEEDYENIHSEYYNAVIGEVYTTDATGQDVVVTSQLQIKMEIEIASDVENKSPGESQTSENITEPISPLDLMCTAENKVLDETQAVAFIYEEDHKGKSIEMPSSPRDLVPWSAEIEDDEAFDARIEAEEQKILALCTDRRSRETTPDTTPGRTPTEEGTPNPFLFQEGKLFEMTRGGAIDMTRRTVEDNEERVFFPVNEDPTEQDTFEQATSNTSESVASFELPLDGIMQQDHITDESDSKSEAFSETETEDLVQSKYQEPTDFSMQSEQESPTENCLIYEDTLIPNIDTATSTVTRTVYSDQDLESSDSSVEDDQHSVVEMPMFTQESVVSTSVSDHTVNQKQSLSSFSTESKEIVTEMEDITPKPKIHIKAASFDRTLGQGDSTERSQRPKSEADIDHSEWSMYVAEDHINIDYPKPKTLSSQLPFPQDQDNLPQPSNQPEPSLECSQELDLTKTEFEKVKGERASLDSDIESNLKIVRPPSIGEDVFETRPNWEDSVETQMQRISDSTTPDQCKADWHDDADRKEETLAIIADLLGFSWTELAKELEFNVDEIQQVRAENPNSLQEQSHALLQRWVEREGKHATEDTLIKRLTKINRMDIVHLIEIQMHKSVQEQTSRTYAEIEKTLDHSEALSSVQEDVDSVRMVRRVETSQRHPPAVSEEDLSVASLLDIPSWAETMGNAHSESIHGDLMEELEIIQDSFTNQWPSQELKKEPTNEAAEGDDVPDIPPQSVTEEQYTDAQGNLVVKKVTRKVIRRCVSSDGVEREQVRVEGSEQQPVIVEQGDGYSRVMKRTVLKSEGHQTEVTFHERDVTSSSKEETAGGSRVSQVFQTTVVHGEHLEKQEGDADLAADLSSARDDFTQDEDAEV